From Halobacillus sp. Marseille-Q1614, the proteins below share one genomic window:
- a CDS encoding phospho-sugar mutase, whose translation MTWNDHFNRWNNFTSLDPSLRTQLDKLQQDEQSLEDAYYKNLEFGTGGMRGKLGPGTNRMNIYTVRRAAKGLASYVESQNGQEQGVVIAYDSRYMSKEFSVETAKVLGRQGIQSYVFSSLRPTPELSFAVRHLGAAAGVVITASHNPPEYNGFKAYNSDGGQLPPNEASTVIDMVNQVENELEVEAADQSELEASGLLKWIDEEVDLPYLEALKTVNVNKDLSNLADDLSVVFTPLHGTAKMLVEKGLEQMGLQNVYTVEEQAKPDPEFSTVASPNPEEHQAFEMAIEKGKQINADVLIATDPDADRLGVAAPDESGEYKVLTGNQTGALLIDYLLSQSEEIPTNGIVIKTIVTSEFGRVIAEHHGLSSLDTLTGFKFIGEKIKEYEQTGEHTFMFGYEESYGYLVKDFARDKDAIQAAVLSAEVAAYWKSQGKTLLEALDALYEKHGYFLEDLQSMTMEGKTGTERIEQIMEDFRRNPLKQAGGLQVIAVEDYSTSERVNVDGTKASIDLPKANVVKFILENDSWFCLRPSGTEPKIKFYYGVKTNSGEESRRLIEEVKQSVNEQIKKSV comes from the coding sequence ATGACTTGGAATGATCACTTTAACCGCTGGAACAACTTTACTTCACTGGACCCTTCCCTAAGAACCCAGTTGGATAAGCTGCAGCAGGATGAGCAGTCGCTGGAGGACGCTTATTATAAAAACCTTGAATTTGGTACAGGTGGAATGAGAGGTAAGCTTGGACCTGGAACAAACCGCATGAATATTTACACTGTTCGACGTGCTGCTAAAGGATTAGCTTCCTATGTGGAAAGTCAAAACGGGCAGGAACAGGGGGTTGTAATCGCTTATGATTCCCGTTATATGTCTAAAGAATTTTCTGTAGAAACGGCCAAAGTGCTTGGACGTCAGGGGATCCAATCCTATGTATTTTCCTCTCTACGCCCCACTCCGGAATTATCTTTTGCTGTAAGACACCTAGGTGCAGCAGCAGGTGTAGTAATTACAGCCAGCCATAACCCTCCTGAATACAACGGCTTTAAAGCTTACAACTCAGATGGAGGCCAGCTGCCTCCTAATGAAGCGAGTACTGTGATTGATATGGTAAATCAGGTAGAAAACGAACTAGAGGTTGAAGCTGCCGATCAATCAGAATTAGAAGCAAGCGGTTTGTTAAAGTGGATTGATGAAGAAGTCGATCTTCCTTACCTGGAAGCTTTAAAAACGGTCAATGTTAATAAAGACTTATCTAACTTGGCAGATGACTTAAGTGTTGTCTTTACACCACTTCACGGAACGGCAAAAATGCTTGTAGAAAAAGGTCTAGAACAGATGGGCCTTCAAAACGTTTATACAGTTGAAGAGCAAGCGAAGCCTGATCCGGAATTTTCTACAGTAGCGTCTCCGAACCCAGAAGAGCACCAGGCATTTGAGATGGCGATTGAAAAAGGAAAACAAATCAATGCAGATGTTCTGATTGCCACAGACCCAGACGCTGACCGTTTAGGTGTTGCAGCTCCGGATGAATCTGGGGAATATAAAGTATTAACAGGGAATCAGACAGGTGCCCTTCTCATTGACTATCTGCTTTCTCAATCAGAAGAAATTCCAACAAACGGTATCGTCATCAAGACAATCGTTACTTCTGAATTTGGCCGCGTGATTGCTGAACATCACGGGTTAAGCAGTCTTGATACGTTAACTGGATTTAAATTCATTGGTGAAAAAATTAAAGAGTATGAACAAACAGGCGAGCATACCTTTATGTTTGGTTATGAAGAAAGCTACGGCTATTTAGTCAAAGACTTCGCCCGTGACAAAGATGCCATCCAAGCCGCTGTCTTATCGGCTGAGGTAGCCGCATACTGGAAGTCTCAAGGCAAGACTTTATTAGAAGCATTAGATGCTCTGTATGAAAAACACGGTTATTTCTTAGAAGATCTTCAATCCATGACGATGGAAGGGAAGACAGGGACTGAACGTATCGAACAAATTATGGAGGACTTCAGAAGAAATCCTCTGAAACAGGCTGGCGGTCTTCAAGTGATAGCGGTAGAAGACTATTCCACTTCTGAGCGCGTGAACGTGGATGGAACAAAAGCATCCATTGATCTGCCAAAAGCCAATGTTGTGAAATTTATTTTAGAAAACGACAGCTGGTTCTGTTTACGTCCATCCGGCACTGAGCCAAAAATCAAGTTTTACTATGGCGTTAAAACGAATTCCGGTGAAGAAAGCCGACGTCTGATCGAAGAAGTTAAACAATCGGTTAATGAACAAATTAAAAAAAGCGTTTAA
- a CDS encoding glycosyltransferase family 4 protein: MNIYIEITIAFLLAMTVSYLLVFPVIKLARKWKMMDQPEARKIHEVTTPRMGGLAIFGGVVVGMLVIQPAIQYMTAISIGAFVIVLTGLLDDRFQIRPIAKLAGQVLAASILIFSGLQIDILTIPFIGMIPLSDPVSIVLSYFWIIGITNAINLIDGLDGLATGVTTISLISIAIMALAIEPQVAIVYLCIVLIGSNLGFLVHNFYPAKIYMGDSGSLFLGYSMAVISMVGLFKNVTLFSFVIPIIVLAIPLFDTLFSIIRRFLNKQKIMMPDNKHIHYQILAAGFSHRTTVLIIYGFSALFGFLAILFSLTSFSVSLGITFVMLFLLHLFAEMTGVVQKGKRPVLHTIRRIYRGNVKKTKKGD; encoded by the coding sequence ATGAATATTTATATAGAAATTACGATAGCCTTTCTGCTGGCAATGACTGTAAGTTACCTTTTGGTATTTCCAGTTATTAAATTGGCGAGAAAGTGGAAAATGATGGATCAACCCGAAGCAAGAAAAATTCATGAGGTGACTACACCGAGAATGGGCGGTTTAGCCATTTTTGGAGGTGTGGTGGTAGGAATGCTGGTTATTCAGCCGGCCATTCAATATATGACAGCTATCTCAATTGGAGCTTTTGTCATTGTATTAACGGGTCTTTTAGATGATCGCTTTCAAATCAGGCCAATTGCAAAGCTTGCTGGCCAGGTTCTGGCAGCGTCAATTTTAATATTCTCAGGGCTGCAGATCGATATTCTTACTATACCTTTCATCGGGATGATTCCGCTAAGTGATCCAGTAAGTATAGTTTTGTCTTACTTTTGGATTATTGGTATTACGAATGCTATCAACTTAATTGATGGTTTGGATGGTCTGGCCACCGGGGTTACGACAATATCCTTAATAAGCATCGCCATCATGGCTTTAGCGATAGAACCTCAAGTAGCCATTGTTTATCTGTGTATCGTGTTAATTGGAAGTAATTTAGGATTTTTAGTACACAACTTTTACCCTGCCAAAATATATATGGGAGATTCAGGATCCTTATTTCTGGGATACTCCATGGCGGTCATCTCTATGGTCGGCTTATTTAAAAATGTGACATTGTTCAGCTTTGTCATTCCTATCATTGTGCTGGCAATTCCATTATTTGATACTCTGTTTTCGATCATAAGAAGATTCTTAAACAAGCAGAAAATTATGATGCCAGATAATAAGCATATCCACTATCAGATTTTGGCTGCGGGCTTCAGTCACAGAACAACAGTGCTCATTATTTATGGGTTCAGTGCACTTTTTGGCTTTTTAGCTATTCTTTTCTCATTAACATCTTTTAGTGTTTCTCTGGGGATAACGTTTGTTATGCTGTTTTTGCTGCATTTATTTGCAGAGATGACGGGGGTTGTGCAAAAAGGTAAACGACCGGTTCTCCATACCATTCGTAGAATTTACAGGGGAAATGTAAAAAAAACCAAAAAGGGTGACTGA
- a CDS encoding acyltransferase family protein: protein MVKEWNYLRVLACLSIVFLHSTTHIGRQLGLPDYDLYALARVLLCYATPTFIVLSEIILANRYPDKLPEGFFKKRFKFIILPFISFSIIDALVKKYMDPNIILSDKVVDNMLFGQFEGYFILIILQFYILHYIVVTFNISMKTLLPVSLFIMCIHLMAFNANFQFLQDYTKHHKLLFTAWFGYFTAAFIIGKYYKEILSFLTKNIWLPILCVFLSIAIIYINFQSGETGVHSRRIDLFAFTIFITLSILSLKRYFMDSTIINLISNYSLGIYLVHWQVQRLIAPYVGDFFGSNSTGVIGLFLISLLLTMFIIKLISLIPLGSFVVGNTKRRGYQKKKKAVSVAS, encoded by the coding sequence ATGGTTAAAGAGTGGAATTACTTAAGGGTATTAGCTTGTCTATCCATTGTTTTCTTGCATAGTACAACCCACATTGGAAGACAATTAGGCCTCCCGGACTATGATTTATATGCATTAGCCAGAGTATTACTGTGTTACGCTACCCCTACCTTTATTGTTTTATCGGAAATCATTTTAGCAAATCGGTATCCAGATAAATTACCAGAAGGTTTTTTTAAGAAAAGATTTAAATTTATTATATTGCCTTTTATCTCTTTTTCAATTATCGATGCATTAGTAAAGAAATATATGGACCCCAATATCATTTTATCAGATAAGGTAGTAGACAATATGCTTTTTGGGCAATTTGAAGGGTATTTTATTCTAATTATACTGCAGTTTTATATTCTTCATTATATTGTGGTGACCTTTAATATTTCTATGAAAACTTTATTACCTGTCAGTTTATTTATAATGTGCATTCACTTAATGGCGTTCAATGCTAATTTTCAATTTTTACAAGACTACACAAAACATCACAAGCTTTTATTTACTGCCTGGTTCGGTTATTTTACGGCCGCCTTTATTATTGGAAAGTATTATAAGGAAATTTTGAGTTTTCTTACTAAAAATATATGGCTGCCAATCTTATGTGTATTTCTTTCAATAGCAATTATATATATAAATTTTCAGAGTGGGGAAACAGGCGTTCATTCACGCAGAATAGACTTATTTGCCTTTACGATCTTCATAACCTTAAGTATTCTTAGCTTAAAGCGTTATTTTATGGACTCCACGATTATTAATTTAATCAGTAACTATTCGTTAGGGATATATTTAGTGCATTGGCAAGTCCAGCGACTTATTGCACCATATGTAGGAGATTTCTTTGGAAGCAACAGTACGGGGGTTATTGGTTTATTCCTAATATCTTTACTACTAACAATGTTTATTATTAAATTAATTTCTCTCATTCCGTTAGGATCTTTCGTAGTTGGAAATACGAAGAGAA